The following proteins are co-located in the Candidatus Acidiferrales bacterium genome:
- a CDS encoding ATP synthase subunit I, with amino-acid sequence MATTGQIPESERRLLAGAEGRLVRFVLVLGLLGTVGILFRWGWRAAVGFLIGAALALLNYWWISQAVSAVARAGRARPSKLAYFKFFGRYALIGVVVYVIFSRSLVPILAVIGGLLILVPAVAAEFLYEVARGR; translated from the coding sequence GTGGCAACAACGGGCCAAATCCCTGAGTCGGAGCGTCGGCTCCTTGCCGGAGCAGAAGGACGGTTGGTCCGGTTTGTTCTCGTCTTGGGTCTTTTGGGAACGGTTGGCATTCTGTTTCGATGGGGTTGGCGGGCGGCGGTCGGCTTCCTGATTGGAGCGGCGCTTGCCTTGCTCAACTACTGGTGGATTTCGCAGGCGGTTTCAGCAGTGGCCCGAGCCGGCCGGGCTCGTCCTTCCAAGCTCGCTTACTTCAAGTTTTTCGGGCGCTACGCCTTGATTGGCGTTGTGGTCTATGTTATTTTCTCACGCTCTCTCGTGCCCATACTGGCTGTCATCGGTGGCCTGCTTATTTTGGTCCCCGCCGTGGCCGCCGAATTCCTCTACGAGGTTGCGAGGGGACGGTAA
- a CDS encoding NADH-quinone oxidoreductase subunit M yields the protein MIQWLNEHLLTVVLFEPLVGAFLILFLRRENKAAIRWLANITAFVGFLVSLPLVFRYQADVGDFQFQEKLDWIPSIGAKYFLGIDGISLLLIMLTTVLGFLAILSSWSYIQERVKEYYFLFLLLQTGMLGVFMSLDFVLFYVFWEVMLVPMYFIIGVWGHERKLYAAIKFFLYTLVGSVLILLGILALYFNYHQKTGIYSFDYTELITVSLPATWEMWVFWAFFVGFAIKVPMFPFHTWLPDAHVEAPTAGSVILAGILLKMGTYGFIRFSLPLLPTASRKYVWAMAALSIVAIIYGALVCMMQKDMKKLIAYSSVSHLGFCTLGIFALNPQGLSGSVLQQVNHGISTGALFLIVGLLYERRHTREIVQFGGLSTPMPNFAALYMIITLSSLGLPLLNGFIGELVILQGAWQVSKTWAAWAVAGIVLGAAYLLWLYQRTMFGEVKNPANVALRDVNLREAMTLIPLVLWAFWIGIYPKPYFRILDKPVAQLVQRVNPEFYRAGNSVPLAAKPAPPVPAVTAPSLPEPAVPTAAETH from the coding sequence ATGATCCAGTGGTTGAATGAGCATCTCTTGACGGTCGTTTTGTTTGAGCCTCTCGTTGGCGCTTTCTTGATTCTCTTCTTGCGCCGCGAAAACAAGGCGGCCATTCGCTGGCTGGCGAATATTACCGCTTTTGTAGGCTTCCTCGTCTCCTTGCCGCTCGTCTTTCGTTATCAGGCGGATGTCGGGGACTTTCAGTTCCAGGAGAAACTCGACTGGATTCCCTCCATTGGCGCAAAGTATTTCCTTGGCATTGACGGCATCAGTCTCCTGCTGATCATGCTCACGACCGTCTTGGGCTTCCTCGCCATCCTGTCCTCTTGGTCGTATATCCAGGAGCGCGTCAAGGAATACTACTTCCTCTTTTTGCTCTTACAGACTGGCATGCTGGGCGTCTTCATGTCGCTTGATTTCGTTCTCTTTTACGTTTTTTGGGAAGTGATGCTGGTTCCCATGTACTTCATCATCGGCGTTTGGGGGCACGAGCGCAAACTGTACGCCGCCATCAAATTCTTTCTCTATACGTTGGTCGGCTCAGTTTTGATTTTGTTGGGAATCCTGGCTCTTTACTTCAACTACCATCAGAAAACGGGTATCTACTCTTTCGACTACACCGAGCTGATAACAGTTTCTCTGCCGGCAACCTGGGAGATGTGGGTTTTTTGGGCCTTCTTTGTCGGCTTTGCCATCAAGGTGCCCATGTTCCCGTTCCATACGTGGTTGCCGGACGCTCACGTCGAAGCCCCCACGGCAGGGTCCGTTATCCTGGCTGGCATCCTCCTGAAGATGGGAACTTATGGATTCATTCGTTTCTCGTTGCCCTTGCTGCCCACCGCTTCGCGAAAATACGTCTGGGCGATGGCTGCGCTTTCCATCGTCGCCATTATTTACGGTGCGCTCGTCTGCATGATGCAGAAAGACATGAAAAAGCTGATTGCCTACAGCTCGGTCAGCCACCTCGGCTTCTGTACGCTTGGCATCTTTGCGCTCAACCCGCAAGGCCTCTCGGGCAGTGTTCTCCAGCAGGTCAATCACGGCATCTCGACCGGGGCGCTCTTCTTGATCGTCGGCTTGCTGTACGAACGGCGGCACACTCGTGAGATCGTCCAATTCGGGGGCCTTTCCACTCCCATGCCCAATTTCGCCGCCCTCTACATGATCATCACGCTTAGCTCGCTCGGGCTTCCCTTGCTCAATGGCTTTATTGGCGAGCTCGTAATCTTGCAGGGCGCTTGGCAAGTAAGCAAGACCTGGGCCGCTTGGGCCGTCGCCGGCATCGTGCTTGGCGCCGCCTATTTACTGTGGCTTTATCAGAGGACCATGTTCGGAGAGGTAAAGAATCCAGCCAACGTGGCGCTTCGCGATGTCAATCTCCGCGAGGCCATGACCCTCATACCGCTGGTCCTTTGGGCCTTCTGGATTGGGATTTACCCCAAGCCCTATTTCCGCATCCTGGACAAGCCGGTAGCCCAGCTCGTCCAGCGCGTCAATCCGGAATTCTATCGGGCTGGCAACAGCGTCCCTCTCGCTGCCAAACCTGCACCGCCGGTGCCGGCTGTCACGGCTCCCTCATTGCCTGAGCCTGCCGTGCCCACAGCCGCGGAGACTCATTGA
- a CDS encoding ATP synthase F0 subunit C — MKKAFAFFAFALLLLGLATPVLAAESSPGNSSLPVNWVALTAGFSMAIASAACGYAQARATAAAAEGLARNPGAAPAIRFALILALVLIESMALYTFAIIFIKVK; from the coding sequence TTGAAAAAAGCCTTTGCGTTTTTCGCTTTCGCATTGCTGCTGCTCGGCCTTGCTACCCCAGTGCTCGCCGCTGAGAGCAGCCCCGGAAATTCTTCCCTCCCAGTCAATTGGGTTGCGCTCACGGCTGGTTTCTCTATGGCCATTGCTTCAGCGGCCTGTGGTTACGCGCAGGCACGCGCGACCGCCGCCGCAGCCGAAGGCCTCGCTCGCAATCCGGGCGCTGCGCCAGCGATTCGTTTCGCGCTCATTTTGGCGCTCGTTCTGATCGAGTCCATGGCGCTCTACACCTTCGCGATCATCTTCATCAAGGTCAAGTAG
- the atpB gene encoding F0F1 ATP synthase subunit A codes for MEHHQLWITGVVNKLLGKYVAAVLAFLHIKASDPAHPIPNHIAVELVVILLAVVFFGWLRTRLSVNRPGIMQQLCEMLLTNPMGIGARDLLDDIIGHHGRSFLPVVGGVGLFVLFCNLISIIPGFESPTANITVTIGCALVAVSYYHYSGIRHHGARRYLKQFLGPLLPMSPLMVIIETVSHGARVLSLSVRLFANMFVSELLYGVFLGLAMLAFSAGWNLSPVVGGMILLFPLTFPILFIGLHIFVAVLQGFVFTLLPIIYLSGAVAEEH; via the coding sequence ATGGAACATCATCAGCTCTGGATCACGGGCGTCGTCAACAAACTGCTTGGAAAATATGTAGCCGCCGTTCTTGCCTTTCTTCACATCAAGGCATCAGACCCTGCTCACCCCATTCCCAACCACATTGCCGTCGAGTTGGTGGTCATTCTTCTGGCGGTCGTTTTCTTCGGTTGGTTGCGTACGCGTCTCTCGGTCAATCGCCCTGGTATCATGCAGCAGCTCTGCGAGATGCTGCTCACCAATCCGATGGGAATCGGGGCCCGCGATCTTCTCGACGATATCATCGGGCATCACGGTCGCTCGTTCCTTCCGGTTGTTGGGGGTGTTGGCCTCTTTGTGCTTTTTTGTAATCTGATTAGCATAATTCCAGGCTTTGAATCGCCGACCGCCAACATTACCGTTACCATCGGCTGTGCCCTCGTTGCTGTCTCTTATTACCACTATTCCGGCATCCGCCATCATGGAGCGAGGCGCTACCTTAAGCAATTTCTTGGACCCCTGCTGCCCATGTCGCCGCTCATGGTCATCATCGAGACGGTGAGCCACGGCGCGCGTGTTCTTTCCTTGAGTGTCCGTCTCTTTGCCAATATGTTCGTGAGCGAACTCCTTTACGGCGTTTTCTTGGGGCTCGCCATGCTTGCGTTTTCCGCCGGTTGGAATCTTTCGCCTGTGGTGGGTGGGATGATCCTGCTTTTCCCTCTCACCTTCCCCATTCTTTTTATCGGGCTTCATATCTTTGTGGCTGTTCTACAAGGGTTTGTTTTTACTCTTCTGCCGATCATTTATTTGAGTGGGGCTGTGGCGGAAGAGCATTAA
- a CDS encoding NADH-quinone oxidoreductase subunit N encodes MWNEFFQKSDYLMIIPQLELALFGLFILLTDFLVPPEQKRRQAWVSLLGVAVAGYALWRMRDLTFSGFAGALVVDRFYVFFGLIVLAAAALVILMSARYLEIEAEHHGEYYALILFAAIGMLFMASGMDIVVLFISLETMAIAFYILVGFFRRDRRSNEAAMKYLLLGAFSSGLLAYGFSLFYGLSNSTNLQKIGEVIGNRPSNDPVVLLALVTLSAGMFFKIAAVPFHQWAPDVYEGAPTTITAYVSVASKAASFAMLLRILMTAIVPAPALWATFQYLLAAIAVATMTLGNLAAITQSNTKRLLAYSSISHVGYMLLGLVAGNEHGLQGIAIYLLVYAFMNMGAFAVIVAMRRKDLIGDEIDDLSGLYFKNPAASVLMIIFLLSLAGIPPTAGFWGKYFIFLSLIETNHPVLAVIAVSYVAVSLYYYFRIVVAMFMRQPTEPGRAIVSPGLAVALGFSIVMTMVIGIYPQPFIQFTQYTLLLPFR; translated from the coding sequence ATGTGGAATGAGTTTTTCCAAAAAAGCGACTACTTGATGATCATCCCCCAGCTTGAGCTGGCGCTCTTCGGCTTGTTCATCCTGCTGACCGACTTTCTTGTCCCTCCCGAGCAAAAACGCCGCCAGGCCTGGGTCTCGCTCCTTGGTGTGGCTGTGGCCGGATATGCGCTTTGGCGCATGCGGGATTTGACCTTCTCTGGCTTCGCCGGTGCCTTGGTCGTGGATCGTTTCTACGTCTTCTTCGGCCTGATTGTTCTCGCGGCTGCTGCCCTCGTCATTTTGATGTCGGCCCGCTATCTGGAAATCGAGGCCGAACATCATGGCGAATACTACGCGCTGATCCTTTTTGCCGCCATCGGCATGCTTTTTATGGCAAGTGGAATGGACATCGTGGTGCTCTTCATCTCTTTGGAAACGATGGCCATTGCCTTCTACATCCTCGTTGGCTTTTTCCGCCGCGACCGGCGCTCGAACGAAGCCGCTATGAAGTACCTCCTCCTCGGCGCGTTTTCTTCAGGCCTGCTCGCCTACGGGTTCTCGCTTTTTTATGGTCTTAGCAATTCGACGAATCTACAAAAAATCGGTGAGGTGATTGGCAACCGCCCCTCGAACGATCCCGTCGTTCTCCTCGCCCTTGTCACCCTTTCCGCCGGCATGTTCTTTAAGATTGCTGCCGTGCCCTTTCACCAATGGGCGCCTGACGTTTACGAGGGCGCGCCGACCACCATTACCGCCTATGTTTCTGTTGCCTCCAAGGCCGCGTCCTTTGCGATGCTTCTTCGTATCTTGATGACCGCCATCGTGCCCGCTCCTGCCCTCTGGGCCACTTTCCAGTATCTTCTGGCGGCCATTGCCGTTGCGACCATGACCCTGGGGAATCTCGCCGCCATCACCCAGTCCAACACCAAGCGCCTTCTCGCCTACTCCTCCATTTCGCATGTCGGCTACATGCTACTCGGCCTCGTCGCAGGCAACGAGCATGGCTTGCAGGGGATTGCGATCTACCTCCTGGTTTACGCCTTCATGAATATGGGCGCGTTTGCCGTCATCGTGGCCATGCGCCGCAAGGACCTTATCGGCGACGAAATCGATGATCTGTCCGGCCTCTATTTCAAGAATCCGGCTGCCAGCGTCCTCATGATCATTTTCTTGCTTTCGCTCGCCGGGATACCCCCTACCGCTGGCTTTTGGGGCAAGTACTTCATCTTCCTTTCCTTGATTGAAACCAACCACCCGGTTCTCGCGGTGATTGCTGTTTCCTACGTGGCCGTTTCGCTCTACTATTACTTCCGAATCGTGGTCGCCATGTTCATGCGCCAGCCGACCGAGCCCGGGCGTGCGATTGTCTCCCCGGGCCTTGCGGTCGCTCTTGGCTTCAGTATCGTCATGACTATGGTGATTGGCATCTATCCGCAGCCCTTCATTCAATTCACTCAATATACATTGCTTCTGCCCTTCCGTTAG